Within the Effusibacillus lacus genome, the region ATCCAGTGGATGTTTTGACATAATCGGCTCCCGCATGCCTGGAAATTATGCATGCAGCAATCTTCTCTTCGTCAGTCAGAAGAGATGTTTCAATAATGACTTTGACAAGTGCCCGTCCTTTGCATGCATGTACAACTTGCTTTATGTCCTCCAGAACAGCCCTGTATTCTCCCGCCTTAAGAAGGCCAATGGGAATGACCATATCCACCTCAGTTGCACCGTTTGCCACTGCATTCTCCGTTTCAAAAGCCTTTGTCTCTGAGGTGGCGGCTCCCAAAGGAAATCCTATTACTGTGCAAACCTTTACATCGCTTTCTCTCAATTCGGCTGCCGCAAGCGGCACGAACACCGGGTTCACGCAAACGGACGCAAAGCCGTGCTGCTTGGCTTCCCCGCAAATTTTCCTGATCTGTTCCGGGGTTGCTTCCGGTTTGAGCAGTGTATGGTCAATGGAAGATGCCAATTGTTCCTCAGATAAGGGGACAAAATCCCCCTCATCCACATAGACAGGACCGATCACCGTTTCAAGCTGGTTGCGTATGGAATCAATCTTCCGCTTCATGCCTTGTCTCCTTTCAACCTCTTCACTGCGCGCTCCAGAATTATGTTGTTGTTATCATACCCTCGTTCCGAATGAATTGTAAGTACATGCTCGAGCGGAAACCAGAATACGTCGCG harbors:
- the deoC gene encoding deoxyribose-phosphate aldolase, whose amino-acid sequence is MKRKIDSIRNQLETVIGPVYVDEGDFVPLSEEQLASSIDHTLLKPEATPEQIRKICGEAKQHGFASVCVNPVFVPLAAAELRESDVKVCTVIGFPLGAATSETKAFETENAVANGATEVDMVIPIGLLKAGEYRAVLEDIKQVVHACKGRALVKVIIETSLLTDEEKIAACIISRHAGADYVKTSTGFSTGGATREDIELMRLTVGPKMGVKASGGVRTREDALAMLQAGATRIGASASVAIVQGGQGAGPGY